Proteins co-encoded in one Aminivibrio sp. genomic window:
- a CDS encoding branched-chain amino acid ABC transporter permease gives MNTRTRNLILNGVAIAGIGAFIWWAQGNLDGYKIQVLNLIAVNAILALSLNLIYGFTGMFSLGHAGFMAIGAYVCALLILTPAQKETMWILEPLIWPLSVIQAPFFVAVLLAGIIAALCGLLIAIPVLRLGGDYLGIATLGFAEIIRVVLTNLSFITNGALGIKGIPNYANLWWNYGWLLLTLFFIIRLVNSNFGNVLKAIRDDEIAAKNMGINTFFYRVVSFSIGAFFAGVGGALMGSLVTTIDPKMFVFTLTFNVLMITVAGGLGSITGSLIGSVVITVLLEWLRIVENPLVIGDFEIPGIPGMRMVIFSLSLILIILFRSEGIMGMREISWNRLFGRSARGGEAK, from the coding sequence ATGAATACCCGGACGAGAAACCTCATCCTCAACGGCGTGGCCATCGCGGGTATCGGGGCGTTCATCTGGTGGGCCCAGGGAAACCTGGACGGCTACAAGATCCAGGTGCTCAACCTGATTGCCGTAAACGCCATCCTCGCCCTCAGCCTGAACCTGATCTACGGCTTCACCGGCATGTTTTCCCTCGGCCACGCAGGCTTCATGGCCATAGGTGCCTACGTGTGCGCCCTGCTCATCCTGACCCCTGCCCAGAAGGAGACCATGTGGATCCTCGAGCCTCTCATCTGGCCCCTGTCGGTGATCCAGGCACCCTTCTTTGTGGCGGTGCTCCTGGCGGGGATCATAGCTGCCCTTTGCGGCCTGCTCATCGCCATCCCGGTGCTGCGCCTGGGCGGCGACTACCTCGGCATCGCCACCCTGGGCTTCGCCGAGATAATCCGGGTGGTCCTCACGAACCTCAGCTTCATCACCAACGGCGCCCTGGGGATCAAGGGCATTCCCAACTATGCGAACCTCTGGTGGAATTACGGGTGGCTCCTTCTGACCCTCTTCTTCATCATCAGGCTCGTCAACAGCAACTTCGGCAACGTGCTCAAGGCCATCCGGGACGACGAGATCGCCGCAAAGAACATGGGCATCAACACCTTTTTCTACAGGGTGGTCTCCTTCTCTATCGGCGCATTTTTCGCCGGCGTGGGCGGCGCCCTCATGGGCAGCCTCGTCACCACCATCGACCCGAAGATGTTTGTCTTCACCCTGACCTTCAACGTGCTGATGATCACCGTGGCAGGAGGGCTCGGCTCCATCACGGGCAGTCTGATCGGGAGCGTGGTTATCACGGTGCTCCTCGAATGGCTCAGGATCGTGGAAAACCCCCTGGTAATAGGAGACTTCGAAATACCGGGCATTCCGGGGATGAGAATGGTCATCTTCTCCCTCTCGCTCATCCTCATCATTCTTTTCCGCAGCGAGGGTATCATGGGCATGAGGGAAATAAGCTGGAACCGGCTGTTCGGCCGTTCCGCCCGGGGCGGTGAAGCGAAATGA
- a CDS encoding branched-chain amino acid ABC transporter permease, translating into MSGSMFFQHLFNAITLGSLYGLIAIGYTMVYGILRLINFAHGEIFMLGAYFIFFAITLLHLPWGLAAVLAVAASSFCGVLVDKIAYKPLRNAPRISALISAIGVSFFIQNLSIVIFTGLPRPVSRPDWLVKVIKFGEIRILPLAIVVPVVTLFLVLGLLWIVYRTKPGLAMRAISKDIETTRLMGVSVNRIISITFGIGSALAAASGIMWALRYPQIHPFMGLFPGLKAFIAAVFGGIGSIQGAVIGGMFLGVIEIMAVAFFPTLSGYRDAFAFVLLIIILLMKPTGLMGEKLEDKI; encoded by the coding sequence ATGAGCGGAAGCATGTTTTTCCAGCATCTTTTCAACGCGATAACACTCGGATCTCTCTACGGCCTCATCGCCATCGGATACACCATGGTCTACGGAATTCTCAGGCTCATCAACTTTGCCCACGGAGAAATCTTCATGCTGGGCGCCTACTTTATCTTCTTCGCCATTACACTGCTGCATCTCCCCTGGGGACTGGCCGCGGTCCTTGCCGTGGCCGCCAGCTCCTTCTGCGGTGTCCTTGTGGACAAGATCGCCTACAAGCCCCTCAGGAACGCCCCCCGTATTTCCGCCCTCATCAGCGCCATTGGCGTGTCCTTCTTTATCCAGAACCTCAGCATCGTGATCTTTACCGGTCTTCCTCGACCCGTGTCGCGGCCCGACTGGCTCGTGAAGGTCATCAAGTTCGGAGAAATCCGCATTCTGCCCCTTGCCATCGTCGTCCCCGTGGTGACGCTCTTCCTTGTGCTCGGGCTCCTCTGGATCGTTTACAGAACCAAGCCCGGGCTCGCCATGAGAGCCATCTCGAAGGACATCGAAACCACGAGGCTCATGGGCGTGTCGGTGAACAGGATCATCTCCATCACCTTCGGCATCGGCTCTGCCCTTGCAGCCGCATCGGGTATCATGTGGGCCCTTCGCTATCCCCAGATCCATCCCTTCATGGGCCTCTTCCCGGGCCTGAAAGCCTTCATCGCCGCCGTTTTCGGCGGCATCGGCTCCATCCAGGGGGCGGTGATCGGCGGAATGTTCCTCGGCGTCATCGAAATCATGGCGGTCGCCTTTTTCCCCACCCTGTCGGGATACCGTGACGCTTTCGCCTTCGTACTCCTCATCATCATTCTGCTCATGAAGCCCACAGGGCTCATGGGAGAGAAGCTGGAGGACAAGATATGA
- a CDS encoding ABC transporter substrate-binding protein, translating to MKLRNVLLAAILVMVLAGTAFAADTIKIGVYLPLTGRTAFGGQLELEGIQMAHKELPELLGKKVELVVVDNKTDKVEAANAVKRLVERDKVVAVIGTYGSSLAMAGGEVAEAAGIPMMGTSCTNPLVTQGKKYVFRACFIDPFQGAGAATYAMKDLNLKKAALLVDVANDYCVGLASFFKQSYKKLGGEIVSELKYNSGDQDFTAQLTEIISKKPDLLFIPADFAEGAIIMKQARELGAEFQIMGGDAMDNPEIVKIGGDAVEGFIHTTFPYDPSMTDMSPIARTFTENWKKAHPEKDPNVNAALGYDSYMLVANAIKVAGSAEPDAIRDALAKTKNFPGVTGSKTINETHDAESPVGIVQIKDGKKLFIGTVEPEM from the coding sequence ATGAAGCTTCGTAACGTACTGCTTGCGGCAATTCTTGTTATGGTTCTTGCGGGAACTGCTTTTGCGGCCGATACCATCAAGATCGGCGTGTATCTTCCCCTGACGGGAAGGACGGCGTTCGGCGGCCAGCTCGAGCTCGAGGGCATCCAGATGGCCCACAAGGAACTGCCCGAACTTCTCGGGAAGAAAGTGGAACTCGTCGTCGTGGACAACAAGACAGACAAGGTCGAAGCGGCGAACGCGGTGAAGCGTCTGGTGGAACGCGACAAGGTCGTCGCGGTCATCGGAACCTACGGCTCCTCCCTCGCCATGGCGGGCGGCGAAGTGGCCGAGGCTGCAGGGATCCCCATGATGGGAACCTCCTGCACCAACCCTCTCGTGACCCAGGGCAAAAAGTACGTCTTCAGGGCCTGCTTCATCGACCCCTTCCAGGGCGCCGGTGCCGCTACCTATGCCATGAAGGACCTCAACCTGAAGAAGGCAGCCCTTCTCGTGGACGTGGCCAACGACTACTGCGTGGGCCTCGCCAGTTTCTTCAAGCAGTCCTACAAGAAGCTCGGCGGCGAAATTGTCTCCGAACTGAAGTACAACTCCGGCGACCAGGACTTCACCGCCCAGCTCACCGAGATCATCAGCAAGAAGCCTGATCTTCTCTTCATCCCCGCCGACTTCGCCGAGGGCGCCATCATCATGAAGCAGGCACGGGAGCTCGGCGCCGAGTTCCAGATCATGGGCGGCGACGCCATGGACAACCCCGAGATCGTGAAGATCGGCGGAGACGCCGTGGAAGGCTTCATCCACACCACCTTCCCCTACGATCCTTCCATGACCGACATGAGCCCGATCGCCAGAACCTTCACCGAGAACTGGAAGAAGGCTCACCCTGAAAAGGACCCCAACGTCAACGCCGCTCTCGGCTACGACTCTTACATGCTCGTCGCCAACGCCATCAAGGTTGCCGGATCCGCCGAACCCGATGCCATCCGCGACGCCCTCGCAAAGACGAAGAACTTCCCCGGCGTCACCGGCAGCAAGACCATCAATGAGACCCACGACGCTGAGAGCCCGGTGGGTATCGTGCAGATCAAGGACGGAAAGAAACTGTTCATCGGAACCGTCGAGCCCGAGATGTAA